A window from Setaria italica strain Yugu1 chromosome VIII, Setaria_italica_v2.0, whole genome shotgun sequence encodes these proteins:
- the LOC101754431 gene encoding uncharacterized protein LOC101754431: MGVLEVSSLAALEKEIDLWSGGQRPRVVVRVPHVGDLFEAAPLLHRLNKQVYDSRFLWKVDDGALALLLQASEYYQKLDLLELHLDLMRLDIVEGISMKKIRFDGVRQTANEVVIHAHPASIIEVLDSITIEGQRIARVANLLGFGGAGLEETKLMDDDLEWLLEDVFEAGEVGDVEAVYFEEDMVSVEDREAGLPVGSGDEGALSNRLDALHLGVDQRGVFYPVVGKGKILTGLADQDNALHLASGLEAGEHNLGDDIGQVNPVAKDGAHHLGHINSKINPEAKEDAIKGVLLQKISRLQLVLQRVKRGPFFV, from the coding sequence ATGGGGGTGTTGGAGGTGTCTTCCCTGGCGGCCCTCGAGAAGGAGATTGATCTCTGGTCGGGAGGGCAGCGCCCTCGCGTCGTCGTCCGCGTCCCCCACGTCGGGGACCTGTTCGAGGCAGCCCCGCTTCTCCACCGCCTGAACAAGCAGGTCTACGACAGCAGATTTCTCTGGAAGGTCGACGACGGCGCGCTGGCTTTGCTCCTGCAGGCCAGCGAGTACTACCAGAAGTTGGACCTACTAGAGCTTCACCTCGACCTGATGAGGTTGGACATCGTGGAGGGGATCTCCATGAAGAAAATTCGGTTCGACGGCGTTCGTCAGACCGCTAACGAAGTCGTCATCCACGCCCATCCGGCCTCCATTATCGAGGTTCTCGACAGCATAACCATCGAAGGCCAGCGTATCGCCAGGGTCGCGAACCTGCTCGGCTTTGGCGGCGCTGGCTTGGAGGAGACGAAGCTCATGGACGACGACCTCGAGTGGCTCCTGGAGGACGTGTTTGAGGCAGGAGAGGTCGGGGATGTCGAGGCCGTGTACTTCGAGGAGGACATGGTCAGCGTCGAAGACAGGGAGGCCGGGCTCCCCGTTGGGTCAGGCGACGAAGGCGCCCTGAGCAACAGGCTCGACGCCCTCCACCTCGGCGTCGACCAGCGCGGCGTGTTCTACCCGGTGGTCGGCAAGGGGAAGATCCTGACCGGGCTCGCGGACCAGGACAACGCGCTCCACCTCGCGAGTGGCTTGGAGGCCGGCGAGCACAACCTTGGCGACGACATAGGCCAGGTGAACCCGGTGGCCAAGGACGGCGCGCACCACCTTGGCCACATCAACAGCAAGATAAACCCGGAGGCCAAGGAGGACGCAATCAAGGGTGTGCTCCTTCAGAAGATCAGCCGCCTTCAGCTGGTTCTGCAGAGGGTCAAGAGAGGCCCGTTTTTTGTTTAG